The following are encoded together in the Flavihumibacter fluvii genome:
- a CDS encoding DUF1080 domain-containing protein, with protein sequence MKKLIVLILLSCGLFYLASAQTDKNRTTATKIADLLAKTPADDSAQLWKNASAVADLGEAGLVELARQLDKSGDPTRINDAIGGFSFCATRSGNEAWRSLATNSYGKALSAISNPEAQLFLITQLEQVGKDDAVVALVPFLTHERLSDAAARALATINTESSKQSLLIALGASGGNARVNIVQALGYTAYQPAAKSILPLAGAGDQVLRKVSLHSLAQIGDASAEPALAAAAAKAGYTYDNTEATAAYLLLLNNLSRKGSAALAGKKATALTQLKKPEQVHTRIAALKILTDIQGDKSTALLTGAMKDADPEYRQAALKFAAPYVNGQTNTAWLSTLQKSNNTVKAEIINMLAGKGDAAAFAPALALLKGSDVTARMAVANAAAITGKSAAVAPLISLLNKAGKEEATAVKKALLLLDGKTVTAPAAAALAGASSSGKAALLDVLGEKGAGAEVATALPYLNSPEADVKASAAGALNKMAGPQDLAVLFPLLSSATDATDLKNAQGIVTSALNGIADPAQRSTTLLNQFAATPAGKKANFYPVFSGVGGKAGLQTMVKEFGSSDEAGKKAAIDALAGWKEGEAASELARLISENKTSASAPQLIDGFTKQIARAKKTPEQRYILIRDVMEATTNKTQQAKLLNELSDAPTYGALKYAGQFLQDPQLKYPAASTVKDIAISNPGIYGAEALKVMQEAVGAQAGAEADYQKEELRKHIAALPKSEGFKPLFNEKDLSGWKGLVADPIQRAKMDAATLAKEQAKADEIMRKGWSVENGVLVFGGHGENLCTDKKYGDFEMIVDWKIEKDGDAGIYLRGTPQVQIWDTSRRDVGAEVGSGGLYNNQKNPSKPLVLADNAIGDWNNFRIIMVGDQVTVYLNGVLVVDKVALENFWDRGLPLFTEEQIELQAHGNIIKYRDIYIREIPSVKPFVLPEQEVKDNFKMLFDGTSLHEWVGNKTAYVIEDGNIAVYPKRGGNGNLYTKDEYSDFIYRFEFKLTPGANNGVGIRAPLDGDAAYDGMEIQILDNDADIYKNLQVYQYHGSVYGVIPAKRGYLKPVGEWNEEEIAIQGSKIKVTLNGTVITEGDIAEASKNGTVDHREHPGLARTKGHIGFLGHGDTLFFRNIRVKDLSVQPVAPETGKKKKKGKK encoded by the coding sequence ATGAAAAAACTGATTGTCTTAATACTACTTTCCTGCGGACTGTTTTACCTGGCCTCGGCACAAACAGATAAAAACCGCACCACGGCGACGAAGATCGCCGACCTGCTGGCCAAAACACCGGCAGATGATTCTGCACAACTTTGGAAAAATGCGTCGGCCGTGGCTGACCTGGGAGAAGCCGGACTCGTTGAACTGGCGCGCCAGCTCGATAAATCCGGAGACCCGACCCGCATCAATGACGCCATCGGTGGATTTTCTTTTTGTGCCACCAGGAGCGGCAACGAAGCCTGGCGTTCCCTGGCGACTAACAGCTATGGCAAAGCGCTTTCTGCAATAAGTAACCCGGAGGCCCAGTTGTTCTTGATCACGCAACTGGAGCAGGTGGGAAAGGATGATGCCGTTGTAGCACTCGTACCATTCTTAACCCATGAACGTTTGTCGGATGCCGCAGCACGCGCACTGGCCACCATCAATACAGAAAGTTCGAAACAAAGTTTATTGATTGCGCTGGGTGCATCGGGTGGCAATGCCCGTGTGAACATTGTGCAGGCACTGGGCTATACGGCCTACCAGCCGGCAGCAAAATCCATTTTGCCACTGGCGGGGGCTGGTGACCAGGTGCTGCGGAAAGTCAGCCTGCATTCGCTGGCGCAAATAGGAGATGCTTCGGCAGAACCAGCCCTGGCAGCAGCAGCAGCAAAAGCGGGGTACACCTACGATAATACAGAAGCAACAGCCGCTTATTTGTTGTTGCTGAATAACCTTTCAAGGAAAGGTTCGGCTGCGCTGGCAGGCAAAAAAGCTACTGCGCTGACCCAACTGAAAAAGCCGGAGCAGGTACATACGCGCATCGCGGCCCTGAAAATACTGACCGATATACAGGGCGATAAAAGCACGGCACTGTTAACCGGCGCCATGAAAGACGCTGACCCCGAATACCGGCAGGCAGCGCTGAAGTTTGCAGCACCTTACGTGAATGGCCAAACGAATACAGCCTGGTTGAGTACCCTGCAGAAATCCAACAACACAGTAAAAGCGGAGATCATCAATATGCTCGCGGGCAAAGGCGATGCCGCTGCATTTGCGCCAGCCCTTGCGTTGTTGAAAGGAAGTGATGTAACTGCCCGCATGGCGGTTGCCAATGCCGCAGCCATCACCGGAAAATCAGCCGCGGTGGCGCCGCTGATCAGCTTACTGAATAAAGCCGGTAAAGAAGAAGCGACGGCAGTAAAAAAAGCACTGCTGCTGTTGGATGGCAAAACCGTGACGGCACCAGCCGCTGCAGCATTAGCGGGCGCGTCGTCATCCGGCAAAGCTGCGCTGCTGGATGTATTGGGAGAAAAAGGCGCGGGAGCAGAAGTAGCCACTGCGCTTCCCTATTTGAACAGTCCGGAAGCAGATGTGAAAGCATCCGCTGCCGGCGCGTTGAATAAAATGGCAGGACCCCAGGACCTGGCCGTGTTGTTTCCATTGCTGTCGTCAGCCACTGATGCCACTGACCTGAAAAATGCGCAGGGCATTGTGACGTCCGCATTAAATGGCATTGCAGATCCGGCGCAACGGTCCACCACTTTGTTGAACCAGTTTGCAGCAACGCCGGCAGGTAAAAAAGCCAATTTCTACCCGGTGTTTTCCGGTGTTGGCGGCAAAGCCGGGTTGCAGACCATGGTTAAGGAATTTGGCAGTTCGGATGAAGCCGGCAAGAAAGCGGCCATTGATGCTTTAGCCGGTTGGAAAGAAGGCGAAGCCGCTTCAGAGCTGGCCCGCCTGATCAGTGAAAACAAAACCAGTGCTTCAGCCCCGCAGCTGATCGATGGATTCACCAAACAAATTGCACGTGCCAAAAAAACACCGGAGCAGCGGTACATACTGATCCGCGATGTGATGGAGGCCACTACGAATAAAACGCAACAGGCAAAGTTGCTCAATGAATTATCAGATGCGCCAACTTATGGTGCGTTAAAATATGCGGGACAGTTTTTGCAGGATCCGCAGTTGAAATATCCTGCGGCGTCCACCGTGAAAGACATCGCAATAAGCAATCCGGGTATTTACGGGGCGGAGGCCCTGAAGGTGATGCAGGAAGCGGTCGGTGCACAGGCTGGTGCAGAAGCGGATTACCAGAAAGAAGAGTTGCGGAAACATATTGCAGCATTGCCGAAAAGTGAAGGCTTCAAGCCACTTTTCAATGAAAAAGACCTGAGCGGCTGGAAAGGTTTAGTGGCTGATCCGATCCAACGTGCAAAGATGGATGCTGCCACTTTGGCTAAAGAGCAGGCGAAAGCGGATGAGATCATGCGCAAAGGCTGGAGTGTAGAGAACGGCGTGCTGGTATTTGGCGGTCATGGCGAAAACCTTTGCACGGATAAAAAATATGGTGACTTTGAAATGATCGTGGACTGGAAGATCGAGAAAGACGGCGATGCCGGCATTTACCTGCGGGGCACACCACAGGTACAGATCTGGGATACTTCCCGCCGGGATGTTGGCGCTGAAGTAGGTTCCGGCGGTTTGTACAATAACCAGAAGAATCCCAGCAAACCATTGGTGCTGGCCGATAATGCCATTGGGGACTGGAATAATTTCCGGATCATTATGGTAGGCGACCAGGTGACGGTGTACCTGAACGGGGTGCTGGTGGTGGATAAAGTAGCCCTGGAGAACTTCTGGGATCGCGGACTGCCATTGTTTACCGAAGAGCAGATCGAACTGCAGGCACATGGAAACATCATTAAATACAGGGATATCTATATCCGCGAAATTCCTTCCGTGAAACCATTTGTATTGCCGGAGCAGGAGGTGAAAGATAATTTCAAAATGTTGTTTGATGGCACGAGCCTGCACGAATGGGTAGGAAACAAAACTGCCTATGTTATTGAAGATGGTAACATTGCCGTATACCCGAAACGTGGCGGCAACGGCAACCTGTATACGAAAGATGAATACAGTGATTTTATTTATCGATTCGAATTCAAGCTGACACCGGGTGCAAATAACGGTGTGGGTATCCGCGCACCGCTGGATGGTGATGCAGCCTATGATGGTATGGAGATCCAGATACTCGATAACGATGCAGACATCTACAAGAACCTGCAGGTATACCAGTACCATGGTTCTGTGTATGGTGTGATACCCGCGAAGCGCGGTTACTTAAAACCCGTAGGCGAATGGAATGAAGAAGAGATCGCCATCCAGGGAAGCAAGATCAAGGTGACGTTGAATGGAACGGTGATTACGGAAGGGGATATTGCCGAGGCTTCGAAGAACGGAACGGTGGATCACCGCGAACATCCGGGACTCGCCAGGACCAAGGGCCATATTGGCTTCCTGGGCCATGGCGATACCTTGTTCTTCAGGAATATCAGGGTGAAGGACCTATCGGTGCAGCCCGTAGCGCCGGAGACGGGGAAGAAAAAGAAGAAGGGGAAAAAGTGA
- a CDS encoding VWA domain-containing protein — protein sequence MSTIKKVYNLIILDESGSMSSIQQATMSTFNELIQSIAAETTKIDGHEQWINFFSFNGVGIKEQMPLQKVSSLLLLHEENYRPDSLTPLFDAIGHATGKLKFALEKEKDYAVLVTILTDGEENASKEYTGEKISALINELKKKNWVFTYIGTNQDVAKEAAKINITNHLYFAAPEMASKSVLSKELKARERFYRKLEENPAAAVQDNYFDAEQ from the coding sequence ATGTCAACCATTAAAAAAGTCTACAACCTCATCATTCTCGATGAAAGCGGCTCTATGTCCTCTATCCAACAGGCGACCATGAGTACATTTAATGAACTGATCCAATCTATCGCTGCCGAAACTACCAAAATAGACGGCCACGAACAATGGATCAATTTTTTCAGCTTCAATGGTGTAGGTATCAAAGAGCAGATGCCGCTGCAGAAGGTTTCGAGCTTGTTATTGTTGCATGAAGAAAATTACCGGCCAGATAGCCTGACCCCGCTTTTTGATGCGATTGGCCATGCCACCGGAAAACTGAAATTCGCCCTCGAAAAAGAAAAGGACTATGCGGTACTGGTTACCATATTAACGGATGGCGAAGAAAATGCTTCAAAGGAATATACCGGAGAAAAAATCAGCGCCCTTATCAATGAATTGAAGAAAAAGAACTGGGTCTTCACCTATATCGGCACCAACCAGGATGTCGCCAAAGAAGCTGCAAAGATCAACATCACGAACCACCTGTATTTTGCCGCACCGGAAATGGCCAGCAAGTCCGTGCTGTCGAAAGAACTGAAAGCCCGCGAACGATTTTACAGGAAGCTGGAAGAGAATCCGGCTGCCGCAGTGCAGGATAATTATTTTGATGCGGAGCAGTAA
- a CDS encoding universal stress protein, whose protein sequence is MSNIKKILIAVDGGPTSEKVASNGLQLAQQLHAELAVISVLDTTALMSDGAVTPDELAAILKNDLKNSQQLLVDNIFKDQKVWTFVENGKPVDAILKVADEWEADLIVLGTHGRAGLSHLIMGSVAEKVIRHSTKPILIIPTRP, encoded by the coding sequence ATGTCCAATATAAAAAAAATCTTAATAGCAGTTGACGGTGGACCGACTTCTGAAAAAGTCGCTTCTAACGGCCTTCAGTTGGCACAGCAACTGCATGCGGAATTGGCTGTAATAAGCGTCCTTGACACGACTGCGCTGATGTCTGACGGTGCTGTTACACCCGATGAATTAGCAGCCATTCTTAAGAATGACTTAAAAAATAGTCAGCAACTCCTGGTTGACAATATATTTAAGGACCAGAAGGTCTGGACATTTGTCGAAAATGGAAAGCCGGTTGATGCTATTTTAAAAGTTGCCGATGAATGGGAAGCAGATTTAATTGTATTAGGTACGCATGGCCGTGCCGGACTATCACATTTAATCATGGGTAGTGTTGCTGAAAAAGTCATCAGGCATTCGACAAAACCTATTTTGATTATCCCCACCAGGCCATAG
- a CDS encoding DUF4838 domain-containing protein, with protein sequence MKKLLLFMVAGMQYFVSPAQKIDLVKNGQSAYSIVVPAKPTTMEVKAAKVLQDYLRRMTGKEMPLRPDDQQQQEQEILIGNVQRATMQQLPVSELPEDGLWIKTSGKKLLITGGTRKGVLYGVYTFLEKYLGCRKYASDLTVVPKRTSITLNAINDRQLPAFTYREVFYNDAYNQEYMDWHKLHSFEGRGADKSQWGYWVHTFASLLDIKEYGATHPEYFAYYDGQRHAGAIPTWDGKGLQPEAQLCLSNKDVLDIVCKNLKEAMDKKPGALYWSVSQNDNVNHCKCAACAALDSTYAAFRPEDKMYSTHGGEKYPALGMGSLLHFVNQVADRFPDKIISTLAYQYTRVPPRGIVPRKNVNIMLCSIESSRNDPMETGDTSFSSDLKGWGRITNNILIWDYTISFNNLLAPFPNLRVLQPNIQFLHRNHVSALFEQGNIQQGGEFAQLRAYLMARMLWNPELSVEKEMDEFLAAYYGPAASDVKAYITLLHDNNQSGKGVKMSIFGSPVDGKESYLSQPLINRYNAIFDRAEAAVKQDETLFARVRSARLPVYYATLEIAREEKTGPRGAFVQGAKNAWIPNPSIAAALYEFYYHCMRTNVARIAEWDTTPTEYFEQYQAFLAAPPK encoded by the coding sequence ATGAAAAAATTATTGCTGTTCATGGTTGCGGGAATGCAATACTTCGTATCGCCGGCACAGAAAATAGACCTGGTAAAAAATGGGCAATCTGCTTATAGTATCGTGGTGCCTGCGAAACCAACCACCATGGAGGTGAAGGCCGCCAAGGTATTACAGGATTACCTGCGCAGGATGACCGGCAAGGAAATGCCGCTACGCCCCGATGACCAACAGCAGCAGGAGCAGGAAATACTCATCGGCAACGTGCAACGCGCAACTATGCAGCAATTGCCGGTAAGTGAATTACCCGAAGATGGCCTATGGATAAAGACATCCGGTAAAAAGTTACTGATTACCGGCGGCACCAGGAAGGGTGTGCTCTATGGTGTGTATACCTTCCTCGAAAAATACCTTGGTTGCCGGAAATATGCATCCGACCTGACTGTAGTGCCTAAACGAACATCCATCACTTTGAATGCGATCAACGACCGGCAGTTACCCGCATTTACCTACCGGGAGGTTTTTTATAATGATGCCTACAACCAGGAATATATGGATTGGCATAAGTTGCATTCGTTTGAAGGCCGGGGTGCAGATAAAAGCCAATGGGGTTATTGGGTACACACTTTTGCCAGCTTGCTGGACATTAAAGAATATGGTGCAACACACCCTGAATATTTTGCGTATTATGATGGGCAACGACATGCAGGCGCCATACCAACCTGGGATGGCAAGGGCCTGCAGCCCGAAGCGCAGTTGTGTTTATCCAATAAGGATGTGCTCGACATAGTTTGTAAAAACCTGAAGGAGGCCATGGATAAAAAGCCCGGGGCTTTATACTGGAGTGTGAGCCAGAACGATAATGTAAACCATTGCAAGTGTGCTGCATGTGCCGCCCTTGATAGTACCTATGCAGCCTTCCGGCCGGAAGACAAAATGTATTCCACCCATGGCGGGGAAAAATATCCGGCATTAGGCATGGGGTCATTGTTGCATTTTGTGAACCAGGTGGCGGATCGTTTTCCCGACAAAATAATCTCCACCCTGGCCTACCAGTATACCCGGGTGCCGCCCAGGGGCATCGTACCGCGAAAAAATGTCAACATCATGTTATGCAGTATCGAGAGTTCGCGCAATGACCCGATGGAAACCGGCGATACCTCTTTCAGCAGCGACCTGAAGGGCTGGGGCCGCATCACCAACAATATCCTGATCTGGGATTATACCATCAGCTTCAACAATTTACTGGCGCCATTTCCTAACCTGCGCGTATTACAGCCCAATATCCAATTCCTCCACCGCAACCATGTGTCGGCCCTCTTTGAGCAGGGAAATATCCAGCAGGGCGGAGAGTTCGCGCAGTTGAGGGCTTACCTGATGGCGCGTATGTTGTGGAATCCTGAACTATCCGTTGAAAAAGAAATGGATGAGTTTTTAGCGGCATATTATGGCCCGGCAGCGTCGGACGTGAAGGCCTATATTACGCTGCTGCACGACAATAACCAATCCGGGAAAGGGGTGAAAATGTCGATCTTCGGATCGCCGGTCGATGGAAAGGAAAGCTATTTATCGCAACCCCTCATCAACCGGTACAATGCCATTTTTGACCGGGCAGAGGCTGCCGTAAAGCAGGATGAAACACTGTTTGCCAGGGTTCGATCAGCACGCCTGCCCGTTTATTATGCCACGCTCGAGATTGCCAGGGAAGAAAAAACGGGACCGCGGGGTGCATTTGTCCAGGGCGCTAAAAATGCCTGGATACCCAATCCATCGATAGCAGCAGCGTTGTACGAATTTTATTACCACTGCATGCGCACCAATGTGGCGCGGATAGCAGAATGGGATACTACACCAACGGAGTATTTTGAGCAATACCAGGCATTTTTAGCGGCTCCACCGAAATAG
- a CDS encoding ribose-5-phosphate isomerase codes for MRYQVYVIELSKRVFTENAKFRTANPQFNGVLQCLYVGMTSKTPAERFRQHKTGYVNKKGHKLSANIVQQYGTYLRPSLYDHINLKPMSRLEALRMEEKLALDLRRQGYAVWFN; via the coding sequence ATGCGGTACCAGGTGTATGTTATAGAACTATCAAAACGGGTCTTTACTGAAAATGCAAAATTCCGGACCGCTAATCCCCAGTTTAACGGCGTGTTACAGTGTCTTTATGTGGGCATGACCAGTAAGACGCCTGCAGAACGGTTCAGGCAGCATAAAACAGGATATGTAAACAAAAAAGGCCACAAGCTGTCTGCAAATATTGTCCAGCAATACGGCACCTATTTACGGCCGAGCCTGTACGATCATATCAACCTGAAGCCGATGTCCAGGCTGGAGGCTTTGAGAATGGAAGAGAAACTTGCCCTGGATTTGAGGCGACAGGGTTATGCCGTATGGTTCAATTGA
- a CDS encoding O-acetylhomoserine aminocarboxypropyltransferase/cysteine synthase family protein, whose protein sequence is MSEKKLHFETLQVHAGQEPDPVTKSRAVPIHQTTSYVFDSAEHAANLFGLREFGNIYTRLMNPTTDVFEKRVAALEGGVAGLAMASGQSAQFIALQNILEQGDNIVASSFLYGGTYNQFKVTFKRLGFEVRFANGDDPADFESKINDRTRAIYVETIGNPAFSIPDFEKLSAIAQKHQIPLIVDNTFGAAGYLCRPIDFGANVIVESATKWIGGHGTSIGGIIVDAGNFNWGNGKFKYFTEPDEAYHGLKFWEIFGSGGPFGNIAYIIRARVTGLRSIGPAVSPFNSFLFLQGLETLSLRVQRTVDNALELAEWLEKNPNVEFVNYPGLKSNKYHELGKKYLRNGFGGVLSFKIKGGKEAADKFVNGLKLISHLANVGDSKTLIIHPATTTHEQLTEAEQKSAGVEPGILRISLGIEHIDDIKDDIETGFAAAKG, encoded by the coding sequence ATGTCAGAAAAGAAATTACATTTCGAAACCCTGCAGGTGCATGCAGGACAAGAACCTGATCCTGTTACAAAATCCAGGGCGGTTCCTATTCACCAAACCACTTCCTATGTATTTGATAGCGCTGAACATGCTGCCAATTTGTTTGGCTTGCGCGAATTCGGCAATATCTACACGCGTTTAATGAACCCGACAACTGATGTTTTCGAAAAAAGGGTGGCTGCCCTCGAAGGTGGTGTTGCCGGATTAGCGATGGCTTCCGGGCAATCGGCACAGTTTATTGCACTGCAGAATATCCTGGAACAGGGTGATAATATCGTGGCATCTTCATTTCTGTATGGCGGTACCTATAACCAGTTCAAAGTTACTTTTAAGCGGCTGGGCTTCGAAGTGAGGTTCGCCAACGGGGACGACCCGGCTGATTTCGAAAGCAAGATCAATGACCGCACCCGTGCTATTTATGTGGAAACCATCGGTAACCCGGCTTTCAGTATCCCGGATTTTGAGAAGTTATCCGCCATCGCACAAAAACACCAGATCCCACTCATCGTAGACAATACTTTTGGCGCAGCCGGCTACCTCTGCCGGCCCATCGATTTCGGGGCCAACGTTATTGTGGAATCCGCCACCAAATGGATCGGCGGCCATGGCACCAGCATCGGCGGTATCATCGTAGACGCCGGCAATTTCAACTGGGGCAATGGTAAATTCAAATATTTTACCGAACCTGATGAAGCGTACCACGGACTGAAATTCTGGGAGATCTTCGGTTCCGGCGGACCTTTCGGGAACATCGCTTACATCATCAGGGCAAGGGTTACTGGCTTAAGAAGTATCGGTCCGGCTGTAAGCCCGTTTAACTCTTTCCTTTTCCTGCAAGGTCTCGAAACACTGAGCCTTCGCGTGCAGCGTACCGTTGACAATGCACTGGAACTGGCTGAATGGCTGGAGAAAAACCCGAACGTTGAATTTGTCAACTACCCCGGACTCAAAAGCAACAAATACCATGAGCTGGGCAAAAAATACCTGCGCAACGGATTCGGTGGGGTCTTGTCCTTCAAAATTAAAGGTGGAAAAGAAGCTGCCGACAAATTCGTGAACGGACTCAAACTGATCAGTCACCTCGCCAATGTGGGGGATTCAAAAACCCTCATCATCCATCCGGCAACTACCACGCACGAACAATTAACCGAAGCGGAACAAAAATCTGCCGGCGTTGAACCCGGTATCCTGCGCATTTCCCTGGGCATAGAACATATTGATGATATCAAGGATGATATCGAAACCGGGTTTGCTGCGGCGAAGGGATAA
- a CDS encoding Gfo/Idh/MocA family oxidoreductase → MPPKSSNSRRSFIRNSVGAIAAFTIVPRHVLGGPGFLAPSDQLTKAIVGVGGMGRGHIEYGGTRVVAVCDVDTRHIQLALDALKGGKGVKTFRDYRELITLPEVDIVHIATPPHWHGIIAADAARAGKDIWCEKPMTRTIGEGKRLVEAVQQHGRIFRLNTWFRFSDNFYGMNTTVKPIKKLVDSGLLGWPLKVTVSRHTGFDWKFYWVGKTNLPVQPVPKELDYDMWLGPAPFKPYSEHRVHTTFRGYWDYDGGGLGDMGQHYIDPIQYFLGKDDTSPVLVEVDAPQQNDDAVGTWRKITYTYADGCQIVLDGAGSMEDAAYIEGPKGKLYKGFKCTIPDIEKKLAEFPDPLPVSTDFIDAVKTRKKFALNEENGHRSATIVNMGKIALQLNRTLHFDPVLQEFINDEGANRLMNPPLRGPWSI, encoded by the coding sequence ATGCCCCCAAAATCATCTAACAGCCGGCGCAGTTTCATCCGCAACTCTGTCGGCGCCATTGCTGCTTTTACCATCGTTCCCCGGCATGTGCTCGGCGGACCTGGATTCCTGGCCCCCAGTGACCAGCTGACCAAAGCCATTGTTGGCGTAGGTGGCATGGGCCGCGGACATATTGAATACGGCGGCACCCGCGTGGTGGCCGTTTGTGATGTAGACACCCGGCACATCCAGCTGGCCCTCGACGCCCTGAAAGGCGGAAAAGGCGTGAAGACCTTCCGCGATTACCGCGAACTGATCACCCTGCCGGAAGTGGATATTGTGCATATCGCGACCCCGCCGCACTGGCATGGCATCATCGCCGCCGACGCCGCGCGTGCCGGCAAGGATATCTGGTGTGAAAAACCCATGACCCGAACCATCGGCGAAGGCAAAAGGCTGGTGGAAGCCGTGCAGCAACACGGCCGGATCTTCCGGCTCAATACCTGGTTCCGCTTCTCCGACAATTTCTATGGCATGAATACCACCGTGAAGCCGATCAAGAAACTGGTCGACAGTGGCCTGCTCGGCTGGCCCCTGAAGGTGACCGTTAGCCGGCACACGGGCTTCGACTGGAAATTCTATTGGGTGGGCAAAACCAACCTGCCGGTGCAACCCGTTCCGAAGGAACTGGATTACGACATGTGGCTGGGGCCCGCACCCTTCAAGCCCTATAGTGAACACCGCGTACACACCACTTTCCGCGGGTACTGGGATTACGACGGAGGTGGCCTCGGTGATATGGGCCAGCACTATATCGATCCCATCCAGTATTTCCTGGGAAAAGACGATACCAGTCCGGTTTTGGTAGAGGTTGATGCACCGCAACAAAACGATGATGCTGTGGGCACCTGGCGCAAGATCACCTACACTTATGCCGATGGCTGCCAGATAGTGCTAGACGGCGCCGGCAGTATGGAAGACGCGGCATATATCGAAGGACCAAAGGGGAAACTCTACAAAGGCTTTAAGTGTACCATCCCGGATATTGAGAAAAAACTGGCTGAATTCCCGGATCCGTTGCCTGTATCCACCGACTTTATCGATGCCGTGAAAACGCGGAAGAAGTTCGCACTGAATGAAGAGAACGGCCATCGCTCTGCCACCATCGTGAACATGGGAAAAATCGCCTTGCAACTGAACCGCACCCTGCATTTCGATCCCGTGTTACAGGAATTCATTAACGACGAAGGCGCTAACCGCCTGATGAATCCACCGCTGCGCGGACCCTGGAGCATCTGA